GTCAGTTCGCTCGGGTGAGCCCTTCGCGCGAACGATCTCAGCAACAACCCACCCACCCACTCCACCCACCTTCCTTCCATATCTCTCTCGCCTCCTCACTCTCCCTCTCCGTCTTAATCCCCTCTCACTCTTCCTTCCCTGGCCACCCGATGGATCAAGCATCGGCCGACAGCGATGACAAGAGGCCGCCGGATCCAAAAATAGGGGTAACACACCCTAAAGCCACAAGTCCAGGACAAGTGTGGTGGCTCAAGGACGAATGTGGTGGTCCCCTGCTTCGTCGACCTCCAAGGTCACTTGTCGGTGCTAAAACAGGCATATCTCGAGGTAGGGCTCCTAAGTTAGGCATCTTGGAatgatggtaacatggacacatgATTTTATAAAGGTTCAAGAACTCTCGAAGAGATCCCAACATCCTACTTTTGATTGTATtgatatgggtgtagtacagagtacaagTATCTACCACAAGATTGTTGTATGAGATTCTAATGAATATGATCCCCTCTATTGACTAGCCTAGCCTCAGTTATATAATGCACCGGAGGCATAGGGTTTAGAGGATTCCTCGTCTCatgcgccaagtcttgtggaatcctccttgtatACATCATGGGCTGCCTGAAGTGGCCCATTAGTGAACAACCATGGGTGTACTCGGCCTGGCCCTCCTGGTCCGGAGGCGATGTGGTGAGTActccctagtccaggactccatTAGTAGCCCCTTGAACCagtcttcaagttggggatgcTCCTTGGTTCTTCCGAACTATTCTTCGTCTTCGGCCGACGGTCTTGAAAGTTGGTTCAACAAATATTGTCATCTCCGATCCCGAGGATAGCCAAGGTGTATCTGAAGAGTTCACACATCGAGCATTCGATgagcccctttaagttctcgacttttaacaatgccttgttatttttttacgccacacctcgggttCGAAGTTTTCCCTGTGCgccggtgtcctcttgcatccagGCTCCAATGTCGGACCACATCCGAGGTGTCTTTTGCAGCTGAGCCCCAACGTCGGTCTGCATCTGAGGTGTCATAGATTATCTTGGTCttgaaaaagttgaaggagttcaACCGAGCTTAATTAATGCTGGAAATTCCTTTGTGGAGCCAACCACTCGTATCCGAGCTTTTATGGttgactgcttccgaggtggtgcaccacctcggccTTGGGCTGATTTTTTGCGGAATTTTTTTtcgattggtgcaatttattctctgccgagatgtatagctagtagccctcaaggtgtgtgccggcctaaaatccgagatgcactCGAAGGATAGCATAAAACCATTGATCCCAGTGGCCcttgagactcaggtcgattcgCGAATTCGGCTTGAGGATCAAGTCCTTACTCAGCAACATACTTTTAGGAACAGAAACGTAGTGCGTAGTAGCTTCCGAGACTCAAGTTGGATACGGCCGACCAACCTGAGAATCGTAATATCCTCGGAAACTATTTTGCACTTTggattttctgcattgaataatCAATGCATTAGACCCCGAGACTTGGGTTGGGCCACATGACCGACCGTAGGATCATATCTCCTCGGGAACTAGTTCAATTTTCGTGTGTATTTTATCAACGTTGAAGTACAGCTCGGCAGGGAAGATGCCGAAGTGCGGGGCAGAAAAGATTTCCCGAACAGAACCACCACGCAGGACAGCTCAATCAAGAGGATGTTCTGCCACCtaaaagaaaacacaaaaaagTTAAAGGTgtagcttggaaaaccaaaaaacttaCATAAAGACTTTACATCTAAATTAAACCAAGTTTCTTGGTGCCAATCAAAATTGGGCTTAAAATTAATTTGTGCTTCcatcgtgctttaacatgacacatccgatctctaAACTTCAAGTGGGTCAGCCTTCAGCTTCAACCTCGTTTTCCCGAAGGCAGAGTGCTTCTCAGGCTAGTTTAGCGAACTAAAATGAGTGGTTTTAGAGAGAAACCAGGTTATCCAGCTATTGACCATACACTCAAGTCAAGAAAGAAgtggtagaaaaagactttgcaacgactaagaagaaaacggttattataaaatggctcatataaatttaagagcACTAGTTAACTTGGGTAAAGAATGTTATTTTTAACAAACATCTTTTTGTTTTAACACAAATATAATGCTTGGTTAAaccgaacatttttttaaattgagtataaagcgacttagctggttaatgtgctcggtgttgatAATGTGGTCCGGGCTTGTGGCGGGGCGAAGACACCCGTTGATCTCTGACAGATCCGACATGGTGTGTAGTCCTTGGCCTAGCCGAGGTACCGGCCCCAAGCCGGTTCCAAGGTGTCCGAGCGAGGATCTCGTCTTGACGGGGTGGCGAGGCAAAACACCTGGTCCAACAGTCGTGACGAAGCTGGCCGATTGGTGATGATGAAGCCCCAAGAGTATGTCGATGACGCGGTGGCGAAGCCCCTGGTCTAGCCAAGGGTGACAGAGCCCTCGGAGTATGTCGATGAAGCGGTGGCGAAGCCCCTGGTCTAGCCAAGGGTGACGGAGCAGGTCAGTAAGGTGACGTTGTAGccccatgtcagccgaggtgtcaCATCCATTCATTTTCACTATAAATCACAACCGTTCTTTTTCACTATTTTTCTACTGTCGCATCTGAGCCATTCATTTTTTATTGTTTTAATTATTTAATAGATAGATGCAGATGCAGATGCTTCATAATCTTAGCCATCCTTTGCGTGTCATGACGGATGATAGTCGACTTGGCAATGTGTATTTGTTTTTCACCCGAAACTCTCTATCATTTCTTCACACGATAAATTTTTATAATTTTCTCAAAGAGCAAGGATATGTACAAAAGAGAAGAAAAGGCAAACTAAAGCAAATTAACAATCTAAGACTGAAAAAAGAGATAACAACAACAGAAAGCCGCAAAAGCAACTAAATCGCTTATCTGAAAGTTTTCGAAAGGGAACCATAGGATTTTCGTTTTGCCCTTTGCACCAGCCATTGCATCTCTTCCTTGAAGCGTCTTCTGCAAGTATAAAGATCGTCTTGGAGTAATTGATGTAAAGGTGAAAGCACTCATAGTATTCCAAATGGCCCGGGCAATCAGAATGATGATATCCATTGCAAACGGAAGTTGAGAGTGTGTATCCTCCAGTTAAAACGGCTTGTAGGGGTTACTTGGTTCTAGCCACACCGAGGCAATAATTTTTTCTCTTAGAAAAAGGCTGACATGTCATACACACAAAAGGTTTGACAAGGTTGGCAAAAATAGTGTGGAAACCTATGACCAAGCTAGCCACCAACCAAACAGGCTCGGGCTCGTATGCTATGCCTCTTGGGGAAGATGTTGGTCCTTGAAGTGGATGATTCCTGCAGGGAAAATATAGCGGTTACTGGCAGAGCTTGTCCACAGATACACGTATTTAATACAGAGGCACAATTGGAGGATATAAAATCCCTCGTCGCTGATAAGCACCATGTGTGGTTGAAACAACTAAACTGGAAAGATAAATTAAGCAGAGAAAGGCTAAAGAAAGAGTTACAGGGATTTGCAACATGTTGGGTTTCTTGTGCCGGGAGAGGTACATAGTTTGCAGGAAACTAGTACTTACAGTTGGTCGAATTCTCACCTCCATGAATCATCAGATATAAGAGATATtagatgtttattattccctGGAACTGATTTCCCAAACTTTGAGCAGATGAAAAACAAGGGCATTCTTTGATGTCGCAGTACTTCAGTTGGTCAAGTGACTGCAGGCCATCTACAGAAGCTAGCAGCAGACAGTCTACGATGCTCAACTTTTCCAATGCCCTGCAGGAAAGAAGCCTCACCGATGTTAAAGATGAACACTTGGACAGTTCGAGTTCCACAAGGGAAGACTCATGCGAATCTGTCATGACACCCTCAGAGGATTGAGTACTTCTGCCTGCATTACTAAACGTGACCTCCTTTAGTGAAGACATGCCAACCAAGGATAGCTTCTCTAAAAATGGCAATTCATCGAAGGGCGGCAGTGTCTCCATTCCAGTACAATCCTGAAGGTATAGACTTTCTAAATTGCTGAGGGAGAAACTCTGACCCAACCAGGATGGAGTGGCACCTATGTAATTTATGATATGAAGATGCTCGAGACGATCATGTGGTTCAAGACCCTCCAGTACTTCCTTCGAAATCGAAGGATCAGCACTTGTTATTTCCCATGACAGCCAAAGAGTCCTCAGATGCTTTTTATCTTTAATCCTTGCACGGCAAGCCTCGTCCTTTTCTGTGACCTTTTCAAGATTGAAGATTCTAAGCGATCCTCTGATGTCATTCAGGTTCTCCAGCTGTGAAATCTCAAAGCCACTCTCTATTTGGACACGGTATTCTTTCAGTTCTTGCAGAAACTTCAGTTCACCAACTCTTGCTATCTTTGAGTGCAAGTGCAATGGCACCGACGACTCCGGAACAAGAAGGTATCGCAGATTTACAAGATTACTCATGCGTCTTGGCAAACCATCTAGACCACTCCAATGACTTACGTCGAGTACGTGCAGGTGGTAAAGTCCACACAGAGCCTCAGACAAAGGTTTGGGAGTGTCGCTTGTGAACCACAGCTCTAGATAGCGAAGATGGATGAGCTTTGAAATACTGGGTTGCCAAATGTCAGCACCAGAGAGTGTTGTTGATACCCGAAGCACTCGAACATACTGTAGTTGCCTGAGAATCTGCGTAAAAATTGCAGAAACATTCTCATCATATGGACCAACTAGCATTACACTGTCCAAGCTTCTTAAGATATCATATTTTTGAATGGCGGTTAACCCTTTCTCAAAGGTTTCGTTACGTTCCATGTCACCGTTTTGTTGCGTCTTGTATGCTGACTCGGTCCAGATGCTGACATGACTAACATATGGGGAGACTGCTAGTGGACCTGAGCCGTCCATGGTGAGACATTCATCTACTAAGACACTCCGTGCTACATGATGAATTAAATCATGCATGAGATAGTATTCATGTGCCTCCTCCAGCTTTTCAAAGAAGCTTCTGTCTACCAGCTCGTCAAAATAGTCACTTCCAGTATCTTCTAATCTCTTTCTATCATCGACAACAAAGCCAAGAGCAATCCAAATACGTACCAACTGTTCCTTGTGAAACTTATAGCCCTTCGGAAATACAGCACAGTAAGAGAACACTCTCTGAAGGTGGTAGGGAAGGTGATTGTAACTTAACCTGAGTGCTGGCAAGATGCCACCATTGCCTCCTTGTAGTTTCCATTCATCACCATCTGAAATTCTCTGCCAGTATTTCTCTTCAAGCCTTCTTTTCAACAGTGTGCCAACACTTTTTGCTGCCAATGGGTTTCCGCTTAACCTAGTGACTATCTCCTTTCCAATTTTCTGAAGCTTTTTTCGGCCTTGATAGTTTTCATCACCAAATATgcatcttttgaagaaaagccaAAACACATCTTCTTTTAAACCACCCAACTTAATGTACTGCTCCAATGTGCTTGTCATTTTGGCGACTGATAGTTCTCGGGTAGTCACCAAAACCACATTACCTGTTATTTCAGTACATCTTAGTGGGGCCAATAGCTTGTCCCAGCGTCTCTCGTCATCTTCCCACATATCATCCAAAACAAGTAGGAATCTTTTTGTCAAACATTTTTTGATACCATCTTGCAGCGTACTGAAATTCTTAGCTGAGTTTTTATGCCTGCCGTCTGAAAGGCAGTCCAGAATCTCTTCTGTGAGCTTGACTTCATCAAAGTTAACAGATACATAAATCCACATCCTGATGCCAAAGTTAGCTTCAACATCTGGGTCATTATACACTGTTCGAGCAAGTGTCGTCTTTCCAACACCTCCAGTACCAATAATAGGAAGAACCAAAAGCTTTTCTTTACTTGATGCGCTATCCGTGATACATTTTTCAATCTGGTTCTTCTCGTGTTCCCTTGCAAAGACTTTAGTTTCAACAAAGCAGGCCCCTTCTTCACGCGAGTCTGAACTTTTGTTCTGAGACACTCGGGAAATTTCGTCAAGTTTCTCTTGCTTGAGAGCCTTACGAACATCCTCACAGATGTCATGTAGCTGGACCACAATATTTGATATTCGCCGTGATATGTCATCTTTGCTGAGTTTCCACTCTGGTATTTCTTCTGGAACTGTGTCCCCTTGAATCTTCCTCTCTGGAGTCATTTGGTTATCTGGATCACCAAGCTTCATTCTTTTCATTCCAGTCATGATATCATGACGCTCAACTTTTCTTTTGTTTGTCAAAGGACCATCCTCTTTATGCATGCCAGGACCTTTTGTATTGAGTTTTACCGTGGACGATATGCATCTACTCGCCTCATTAGCAAAACCATATGCAAATCGAATAAAAGATTGTGTCTTCGATGAACATGCGGTGTGCTCCTTATCTTTGATCTGTTAGATATAGACTGAAACCATTAGTGTACAGCTGCATATCCTCCTACCATTTTGCCGTAGCATAAGCGAATTAAAAGCATATGAAATTAAAGTAACTGAAACTAGGAAGTAGGGTACAACCAAATTATCTGTATTTATTCACATTAGCATCAGGCACAGGGCGGGTACCGTGCTTGCAAAGTGGTATAACCGTATAAGAGGAAAAAGATCCAACGTGAGCAGATTTTTTTTGACAAGGGGAATATATTAATGTCAAGCAGATACCAATTACACCTGGCCTCTGCACCAACAAGATGTATAAAAACACCGAGGATCCACACAGCCCAAGAAATAAAAATAAGAATAAGAGAAAAAAAGACCCTGCCGCGGTGATCATTCACCCGCAATAGTAGCACTTTAACCACCACGAGAGATAACACCCGAACTACAAAGAAGGTTCTCCAACAGCAATGTCTTCAGGAAGGAAACAATGTACAAGCATTGTCGTTCCCCGATCAAAGATCGTAGGTTTTCACCCTGGAGAAAGGCCGCGTTCCCAAAAAACAATGCCCTCAACTAGGCGACTGCCAGTCAGGACCAATAAAGGCTAGACCTTGGGTTTTCACCAAGGAAATCACGACTCGATACTCAAAGGAGCATCACCAACAAAGAAGTCCTCCAATGTTGCCGTCAGCACTTGTGGAGGCTACTACTACAAGTCACGTACCACCAGGCTCACAGAACTCGAGCCGATCTGGACGGGACCATATCCCGCAAGCCAATTCTGAACAACTGCCTGTGAAGCAAAGTCTTCATCGCATATAAGACCTCGCCTTCGCCACTTGCAGATCCTCCAATCATGCCATGGCATTTTTCGCATGTGTTGATTCCATGAAAATCTTGATGTAGACATGTCCCAAGGGGCCAACAAAAAGAGCTTCACGATACCCCATGGAGTTGGTTATGCTGATCTTGCGTGTGTACGCGACCGGCCCCAATCCAAACAAGGTGTCCAAAGAGCACCATATACGCAAGTCTTTGTTTTCCTTCGAAGGAGAAGTCCGGAACCTTCCAATGGATAGATCAAAGAGGGCTGATCACAGGTACAACAATGACTTCGCGCGAAGACAACTAGGGCCACCGCCTAGCCGGTTATTTTTGTGAGACATGAGATCCCAAGATCAACCATATCTCAATGCCCACCTCTGGCAGAAGGAGATGGCCGGCACCGCCAAGTCCGGAATCGCCGCCATGATGCCCAAGTGATGCGGGCAAAGCCGCCGACCTTTGCCAAAACAGTGCAGATCTAGCCCTCCTGGCCAAAACGTGTCCAGATCGAGCCAATCCGTCCTGCCGTCACAGTCGTGTGCCTACTGCCGGCTGCTGTCGTCGAGCTTCGTCAAAACATGCATATCGAACCTTCCTGGCGAAAACGCCCAGACCGAGCCAATCTACCCCACCACCACTGTCGACTGCTCATCGGCCGTCTGTCGGCGACGGGCCTCCGGCACCATCGCCGTGGATCACCCCGGCTGTAGGGGCGTGGGCGGGCGCCGCAAGCACACCCCTAGCCTCACCCGTTGGGAGCCCCGCCGCCACGCCATGCTGGCTTTGCCCGGCGACGCCTCCGGCGGTGGCggagggaggggagggggcgtggGGAGGAGGGCTTGAGGGAGCTGGCGGACTCCCCGGTACAGCATGCCGCCGCCGCATGGAGGAGGTCGTGGGGTGGATTAGGTCGTGTTGGATGTGGGTTAGAGCGGCGAATGTTAGATGGTCTTCCTTAGTACTCTTGGCTACAAATAGTATGTAGGATCTTCTGATATCTCTGCAAGTTAATCTAAATCATAGTTTTAAATAGCCGGCTATAGCTCCGCTATAGCCTATAGCCTTTTCAGCAGGGTGCCGCTAAATGACCGCCTTTACAAATAGCCCGCTATAACCTGCTATAGCCCGCTATAGCTGATTTTGAGGCCCGCCGCTATTTTCCATAGCCCGCTATTTAAAACATTCATAACAGAGTCTATGTTTTTCATCTCCATATGTGTATTCAGCAATTTAAGTGAGCCTCTTTTAAATTTGATATGGAGATACAAATCCATCAACAAAGGGCAAAAATCAGAGCCGCCGCCGCTAGATCCAAAGAAATCCGTCCGCCGCACCCTCCCCTCCCGAGTGCCCAATATGGCGTTCTAAAATTGATTAAGGATGTAGAAGCAAGATGTCGAGTGCCGCAGAAGCACATCGGCCGGCAGCGCGCGGCGTACCTTGTCGTGTATCTCCACGTAGTCGAGCTCGTCGAGGAGGTTGCGCGCGTCCGCAGCCAGGCGCCGCACGGCCGCAATCGGCTCCGCCAGCTGCTCGTTCCCGATCTTCTTGCCGCCCGCCCGCGCCGCGCCGAGGACAAGGTTGGCGCGCCGCAGCTCGGCCCGGAGGCGGGAGGCTTCCTCTTCAAGGCCGTAGCGGGCGGCCCACGCACCGACGCCGTCGCCGACGAGCCTCTCGGCCACGACGCCGACCAGCCATGTCGTCGCGCCGACGGCCTGAGCGACGGGGTCGAACGGGAGCGGCATTGACGCCGGTCTCAACTTCTACCTCTCCCTCTCCGCCGGACCGAGCTTACAGAGCTTGTTTCTTTGTTTCCTCCGTCCGAGCAGAAAGGAGCCAAAGGGCTACTCTCGATTTATCTGAATCTCTCTCTGGGCTACTTAAAAAACGTATTGTCCAGACTGGGTTCCATTAATAAGCTGACAAAAGGATGAGATGTGTTTCGGTTGAATCTCACTGTCTCTAACGACCTGATGTATCGTGCGCTTACACACTATGAAATTTAATAACAAAAAAATATGGAGATCTAAGATTCCACTAAAAGTAAAAATCTTTATGCCATATCTTCGGAGAGGAGTGATTCTTACCAGAGGCAATCTCGCTCGACGTAATTGGCAAGAAAATAAGGAGTGTAGTTTCTGCTCTCGGGATGAAACAATCAAACACCTCCTCTTTTAGTTCAGGGTGGACACGGTCCGGACCGGTCCAGTCCCCGAGCTGCCGTTTTAACCGGCCGCCGGCGGTCCGGACCGGAGCGGACCGACCAGCCTGGCGGTCCTGTTTCCAGGGACCGGACCGGTGGCGGTAAAGCTCGGGCCGGACCGAGCGGACCGGCCAACCCACCACCGGCGGCAACGTGCGAGGGTGCAGCGACGAGGTGGGAGATGTGCGCGAGTGCTGTGGCGTGGTGGACGACGTGCGCTAGGGCCGGCGGCGAGGTGGACGACGTGCGCGAGAAAGTGCTCTGGGCGGCGGCAAAGGCGTGGTGTTAGCCATGATCATGCGCGCATGTTTGTTCTTAGCAGTTATTCTGTTCCATGCAAGTAATTTAGCGCGTGCATGGGACCATGATTTTCTGTGTATGGGCCTTCCCGTGATTGACGGATCAATTCTGACGTGAAGTTTGTTGTAGAATGACACCGTGATTATCGGATCGAACCATGTTTCTCTCGTTCCTTCTATTTTCTGCATGTTCGACTCAGTAAAAGGGAACGGTTACATGGGATAGCGCATGATTATCGGATCGAAACCATTTCTTGCTTGGACCCAAGGGACTTTTTTTTAGTTTGACttaaaatagtctctttaagaggttAAAGTTctaagcacccctgactaaagagaggctaaaactagtcttgagactagatttttttagtcaggggtacccttactaaaatgtggattagtcctctttCTCCTCATTTAACTTCTCTTCTTTAACACatgcgagttctggattggagggtttggaggataataaatgctcattaacttgattttagtctccttagtatttggatccaagcatgggtgaggctagcaagttttagtcccactacttttagtcatgagactaaaacgtatccaagcaccctcttagtcgTAAATAAAAGGAACGGCAGCGAGGAGTTGTCGTGGGAAGGCGCCTTAATTATCGGATCGAATTGAATCTCGTTTATCTTGTTCTCGGTATTTCTCTCGATTGATTAAAAGGAAAACAAAGCGGCAGGGCGCGTGACTTCCACTTGCCCCTTTTCCTCTCGATAATCACGGGTGTGACAGCGtgttctttctattttctgttctCTTTTACTTGATGTGCGCGACATGAGTTTTCTTCTCCTGCTCGACTAAATAAAAGGAAACAAATCAAGGAGGAGCACGGCCATGCTGGAGAAGGACGTCGGGGCGTGGCCGTTGGACTCTCAGCGCGCGGATCTTACCGGCCGGAGCATGGTGTCGCCGCTGGCCGCGATGACGATGAACAACCTCCAGCACACTTCGGTCCGCTCGGTCGGACCGGTCAAAGACCGGACCAGACCGAGTAAAGTTCGGGCCGAAATTCTGTAACCGGACCGGCCAATTTCTTGAACGGGCCAGGCCCGTACGGTCCAGTCCTGAACGGGCCACGAGTGGGCCGAAAAGCCCGCTCGCTCCGTCCAGCCTGACTTTCAGTGCAAGTTTGCGCATTTTACATGGACAGTCATCCAAGTTGTGTCGAGCTTGAATAAGCCCATAAGTTTTGCCAATACTTTTGATCATTATTGATTAGATGGTATTTTAAATAGGTTTATATCGCTAATAAAGATGGAAGCATATGCCTTATTGTGGTCGCTTTAGCTTTATAAAATTGACTTGCTTTTTAATGGCATAAACTCTTACCTTTTGCAGGTCACTTTTCGCGATGCACTCGCTTTGTATGTGGTCTATACTTCACCATACGGAGTACCAACCACTCTTTAGAGAGGTGTGCACACGGTTGGAGCAAGTGGCCTTGAAGGTTTTTACTCAACATGTGTGGCAGCATAACCTATGGATTGGTCCATCACCTCCTTCGACTTAGGTATAGTGTCGGTCCTATTTGACTATACTAGTGCCGTTAAGtcattttatattttattttccttttgtCCGATCTTTCATTTGGGGTTGGGTGCATCCTCATTCGTTTGATGATACATTTTGAGTAAATAGAAAACCACCCTTTATAAAAAAAGTACTAAAAGGCAACTTCAACGCGGATGGATTGCACAGGTCATTTATTCATAGACATCAAATGTTCACCTTTAGTCACGACCATCATAGTTGGGGCTAAGGTAACCGATTCACACCACAATTCAAACAACTCATATTAAACCATCATCTTTGTGCCTAATGAATAGCAGATTGCACTGATGCCCAATAAGCTCACGAAGACAACGTTTTCCGTAGGTTGGCCCCACCCTTGATACTGATGTGGCGAAACTAGTATGAACAATTATTTGACTTACTC
This sequence is a window from Aegilops tauschii subsp. strangulata cultivar AL8/78 chromosome 7, Aet v6.0, whole genome shotgun sequence. Protein-coding genes within it:
- the LOC109745043 gene encoding putative disease resistance protein RGA3, with the translated sequence MPLPFDPVAQAVGATTWLVGVVAERLVGDGVGAWAARYGLEEEASRLRAELRRANLVLGAARAGGKKIGNEQLAEPIAAVRRLAADARNLLDELDYVEIHDKAVVQNWLAGYGPVQIGSSSVSLVIKDKEHTACSSKTQSFIRFAYGFANEASRCISSTVKLNTKGPGMHKEDGPLTNKRKVERHDIMTGMKRMKLGDPDNQMTPERKIQGDTVPEEIPEWKLSKDDISRRISNIVVQLHDICEDVRKALKQEKLDEISRVSQNKSSDSREEGACFVETKVFAREHEKNQIEKCITDSASSKEKLLVLPIIGTGGVGKTTLARTVYNDPDVEANFGIRMWIYVSVNFDEVKLTEEILDCLSDGRHKNSAKNFSTLQDGIKKCLTKRFLLVLDDMWEDDERRWDKLLAPLRCTEITGNVVLVTTRELSVAKMTSTLEQYIKLGGLKEDVFWLFFKRCIFGDENYQGRKKLQKIGKEIVTRLSGNPLAAKSVGTLLKRRLEEKYWQRISDGDEWKLQGGNGGILPALRLSYNHLPYHLQRVFSYCAVFPKGYKFHKEQLVRIWIALGFVVDDRKRLEDTGSDYFDELVDRSFFEKLEEAHEYYLMHDLIHHVARSVLVDECLTMDGSGPLAVSPYVSHVSIWTESAYKTQQNGDMERNETFEKGLTAIQKYDILRSLDSVMLVGPYDENVSAIFTQILRQLQYVRVLRVSTTLSGADIWQPSISKLIHLRYLELWFTSDTPKPLSEALCGLYHLHVLDVSHWSGLDGLPRRMSNLVNLRYLLVPESSVPLHLHSKIARVGELKFLQELKEYRVQIESGFEISQLENLNDIRGSLRIFNLEKVTEKDEACRARIKDKKHLRTLWLSWEITSADPSISKEVLEGLEPHDRLEHLHIINYIGATPSWLGQSFSLSNLESLYLQDCTGMETLPPFDELPFLEKLSLVGMSSLKEVTFSNAGRSTQSSEGVMTDSHESSLVELELSKCSSLTSVRLLSCRALEKLSIVDCLLLASVDGLQSLDQLKYCDIKECPCFSSAQSLGNQFQGIINI